The Parus major isolate Abel chromosome Z, Parus_major1.1, whole genome shotgun sequence genome has a window encoding:
- the MARCHF3 gene encoding E3 ubiquitin-protein ligase MARCH3 isoform X4 has translation MCPTAPPCPGSCLDGDPLPRAMRTNRCSHLPGVPPECPRPTAPDGKSLPSSSSSGGLATSCPQYVMQVSSKDGQLLSSVVRTLAVQSSPFNDRPICRICHEGSSHEELLSPCECTGTLGTIHRSCLEHWLSSSNTSYCELCHFRFAVERKPRPLLEWLRNPGPQHEKRTLFGDMVCFLFITPLATVSGWLCLRGAVDHLHFSSRLEAVGLIALTVALFTIYLFWTLGVHLCRC, from the exons ATGTGTCCCACAGCACCTCCCTGTCCTGGTTCCTGCCTAGATGGGGACCCCCTGCCCAGAGCCATGAGGACGAACCGCTGCAGCCACCTGCCTGGAGTCCCTCCGGAGTGCCCGCGCCCCACGGCCCCCGATGGCAAGagcctgcccagcagcagcagcagcgggggCCTGGCCACCAGCTGTCCCCAGTATGTCATGCAGGTGTCCTCCAAGGATGGGCAGCTGCTCTCATCCGTCGTGCGGACCCTCGCCGTGCAGAG cagccccttCAATGACCGTCCCATCTGCAGGATCTGCCACGAGGGCAGCAGCCACGAGGAGCTGCTGTCCCCCTGTGAGTGCACGGGGACGCTGGGGACCATCCACCGCAGCTGCCTGGAGCACTGGCTGTCGTCCTCCAACACCAGCTACTGCGAGCTCTGCCACTTCAGGTTCGCCGTGGAGCGCAAGCCCAGGCCACTCCTGGAG TGGCTGAGGAACCCTGGCCCCCAGCACGAGAAGAGGACACTCTTTGGGGACATGGTGTGCTTCCTCTTCATCACCCCGCTGGCCACCGTCTCCGGCTGGCTGTGCCTGCGAGGAGCCGTGGACCACCTGCACTTTAGCAGTAGGCTGGAAGCTGTCGGCCTCATTGCACTCACTGTGGCACTCTTCACTATTTACCTCTTTTGGACCCTG